In Candidatus Poribacteria bacterium, the following are encoded in one genomic region:
- a CDS encoding amidohydrolase, whose product MESKDTPNFVQAGVKAIDCDIHNEVPTLQALFPYMSDFWVDYCSTSGFRGPDANDYPRQAPLTTHPDAPSPWDMDLEHVREHLLDAWNLEYGILNCAYRVQSIHQPDLAAAVAQAVNDWQIEHWLDPEPRLRGSLVIPSEFPDLAAKEIERVGEHPGFVQVVLPVRSRTPYGNRIYNPIHEAAVRKNLAIGINYGGAPGTQPSATGWPSTFIEEYSGMTQVFQAQVISLVAEGVFDQFPDLRVVLIESGFTWLPAVMWRIDKEWRGLRHNTPWVKRPPSEYMRKHIRFTLQPIDAPPTPKQLLQIIGQLESDEMLMFSTDYPHWQFNTPNDAFPTELPGTLARKILHENARAFYQL is encoded by the coding sequence ATGGAAAGTAAGGATACCCCGAATTTCGTCCAAGCAGGGGTCAAGGCGATTGACTGCGACATCCATAACGAAGTCCCAACCTTACAAGCACTTTTCCCTTACATGTCTGATTTTTGGGTCGACTATTGTAGCACTTCCGGCTTTAGAGGTCCCGATGCAAATGACTATCCGCGTCAGGCACCGCTAACGACGCATCCCGATGCACCGTCTCCGTGGGATATGGATCTCGAACATGTTCGCGAACACCTGCTCGATGCTTGGAATCTCGAATACGGTATTCTCAACTGTGCCTATCGCGTGCAAAGCATTCACCAACCCGACCTCGCTGCAGCCGTCGCACAGGCGGTAAACGATTGGCAGATAGAACATTGGCTTGATCCCGAACCTCGCCTCCGTGGGTCTCTTGTGATTCCGAGCGAATTTCCAGACTTGGCTGCGAAGGAGATTGAGCGAGTCGGTGAGCATCCGGGGTTCGTCCAAGTGGTTCTCCCTGTGCGTTCACGTACCCCTTACGGTAACCGCATTTACAATCCGATTCACGAAGCCGCAGTCCGAAAGAATCTCGCTATCGGCATCAATTACGGTGGTGCTCCGGGCACCCAACCCTCTGCGACCGGTTGGCCCTCTACATTTATAGAGGAATATAGCGGGATGACACAGGTCTTCCAAGCCCAGGTGATTAGCCTCGTTGCGGAAGGCGTTTTCGACCAGTTCCCAGACCTGCGTGTCGTTCTGATTGAAAGTGGTTTTACGTGGCTTCCCGCTGTTATGTGGCGGATTGATAAAGAGTGGCGAGGACTCCGACACAATACACCGTGGGTGAAACGTCCGCCCTCCGAATACATGCGTAAGCACATACGGTTTACTTTACAACCGATTGATGCACCACCGACACCGAAACAACTTCTTCAGATTATCGGGCAATTGGAATCCGATGAGATGTTAATGTTTTCAACCGATTATCCGCATTGGCAGTTCAACACGCCTAACGATGCTTTCCCGACAGAACTACCGGGCACACTCGCTCGTAAAATTCTACACGAGAACGCCCGGGCCTTTTATCAACTGTAG